From Nitrospirota bacterium, a single genomic window includes:
- a CDS encoding protease inhibitor I42 family protein: protein MTSSHDHDGLKLSDGVKVIQATLEQPIQIHLWEDRTRGELWVPTYDPAGLSMLADDYLRIAGNNAVDNGRRTFEFQAIKPGTYRVLFEKRMGWKFTAEDRRVFEVTVSDSSSCGSA from the coding sequence ATGACGTCCAGCCACGACCATGACGGCCTCAAGTTATCAGACGGGGTCAAGGTGATTCAGGCGACTCTTGAGCAGCCCATCCAGATTCACCTCTGGGAAGATCGGACGAGAGGGGAGCTCTGGGTTCCAACCTACGATCCGGCGGGGCTGTCGATGTTGGCAGACGATTACCTGCGCATTGCCGGGAATAATGCCGTGGACAATGGACGGCGAACCTTTGAGTTTCAGGCGATCAAGCCGGGAACCTATCGGGTGTTGTTTGAAAAACGCATGGGGTGGAAATTCACCGCCGAAGATCGGCGCGTCTTCGAGGTGACGGTTTCCGATTCCTCGTCCTGCGGGAGTGCGTAA
- the dat gene encoding D-amino-acid transaminase: MPDVAFVNGAFVPPADAKVSIDDRGFQFGDGIYEVIRTYGGQPFELEAHLARLDRSAAALDLIQPYSRTEWTNHILEGIRRAAYPEAKIYLQVTRGVAPRDHAYSADMAPTVVMTVRELHPLSRSVQEAGVEAMTIEDIRWGRCDIKSVNLLGNVLARQQAKRAQVFEAILLKEGSVTEGAVSNVMVVRGGTVMTAPEGPRILSGVTRAVVLGLARKAGLPVQERCIAQADLYSADEVFLTGTTVEVLAVVRVDGKVIKDGRPGPITQRLAAGFTGLVG, translated from the coding sequence GTGCCGGATGTGGCGTTCGTCAATGGAGCGTTTGTGCCGCCGGCCGACGCCAAGGTTTCGATCGACGATCGAGGCTTTCAGTTCGGCGACGGTATCTATGAAGTGATCCGCACGTATGGGGGGCAGCCCTTCGAACTCGAAGCCCACCTGGCTCGTCTTGACCGTAGCGCTGCGGCGCTCGATCTGATTCAGCCCTATTCCCGCACCGAGTGGACCAATCATATCCTGGAAGGGATCAGGCGGGCGGCCTATCCTGAGGCCAAAATTTATCTTCAAGTCACCAGGGGGGTCGCGCCCCGTGACCATGCCTACTCGGCTGACATGGCGCCCACGGTCGTCATGACGGTTCGCGAGCTTCATCCGCTCAGTCGATCGGTGCAGGAGGCCGGCGTCGAGGCGATGACGATCGAGGACATCCGGTGGGGCCGTTGCGACATTAAGAGCGTGAATCTGTTGGGCAATGTGCTCGCGCGTCAGCAGGCCAAGCGGGCCCAGGTCTTCGAAGCTATTTTACTCAAAGAGGGCTCGGTCACTGAGGGGGCCGTCAGCAACGTGATGGTGGTCCGTGGAGGCACGGTGATGACCGCTCCTGAGGGGCCGCGGATTTTGTCCGGGGTCACGAGGGCCGTCGTGTTAGGGCTGGCCCGGAAGGCAGGGCTACCGGTTCAGGAACGTTGCATCGCTCAGGCGGACCTCTATAGCGCGGACGAGGTGTTCCTCACCGGGACTACCGTCGAGGTGTTAGCCGTCGTTCGGGTGGACGGAAAGGTCATTAAGGATGGGCGTCCCGGACCGATTACCCAACGACTTGCCGCAGGCTTTACGGGCTTGGTTGGCTAG
- a CDS encoding ribosome maturation factor RimP yields MLSKEAGLGVPVKESRPVVDRISEVVSPILWALGLELVDVVCVGQGPRSVVRVYIDKPDGVTVEDCGRAHLAISPALDVADPFPHAYTLEVSSPGLDRAFRRIQDYRRAVGKQVSVKLRQPIDGQWRVVGLLTEVNEQGVTVVVSDPRPERTVILGFDSIAEARRVVTF; encoded by the coding sequence GTGTTATCCAAAGAAGCAGGGCTAGGAGTGCCGGTGAAGGAGTCCCGACCGGTCGTCGACCGCATCAGCGAGGTAGTATCGCCTATCCTGTGGGCCTTGGGCTTGGAATTGGTCGACGTTGTCTGTGTGGGGCAAGGTCCACGGTCAGTCGTGCGCGTGTATATCGATAAGCCGGACGGCGTGACGGTAGAAGATTGCGGGCGTGCCCATCTCGCGATCAGTCCGGCCTTGGATGTGGCTGATCCCTTTCCCCATGCCTATACGCTGGAAGTCTCTTCGCCTGGTCTGGATCGGGCCTTCAGACGAATTCAGGATTATCGCCGGGCCGTGGGGAAGCAAGTGAGCGTGAAGCTCCGGCAGCCGATTGACGGGCAGTGGCGTGTGGTCGGGCTGTTGACGGAAGTGAATGAGCAGGGAGTGACGGTCGTGGTGAGCGATCCGCGCCCTGAGCGGACGGTTATCCTGGGGTTCGACTCGATCGCTGAAGCGCGTCGCGTCGTCACGTTTTAG
- the nusA gene encoding transcription termination factor NusA: protein MNRELISVIDELGRSKGIEKSRVIGAIEAALLMAAKKRFGQAENIQVEIDSKTGEISVVSKKTIVDTVTNPKTEVSLQEARQFDSEAEVGDEIGSLIEMNDLGRIAAQTAKQVIFQKVREAEWEAVQKEYSTRQGDLVNGIILGMERRNYLVDLGKTEAVLPVQEQIPRETYRRGDRVKAMLLEVRRTPKDVQVILTRSHPQFVAKLFELEVPEVLEKIVEIKSIVREPGDRTKIAVTSREKAVDPVGACVGIKGSRVQAVVRELRGEKIDIITWTSDPRVFIAEALNPASIEKVGVDEEKKSALVVVADSQLSLAIGKNGQNVRLAARLTGWKIDIISATEYEKEKAERDKDIKAAFAEEAEALHQQQEAREQELQARAESESDAG, encoded by the coding sequence ATGAATCGTGAATTAATTTCCGTCATCGACGAACTTGGCCGGTCAAAGGGCATCGAGAAAAGCCGCGTGATCGGCGCGATCGAAGCCGCCCTTCTCATGGCTGCCAAGAAGCGTTTCGGGCAGGCTGAGAATATTCAGGTCGAGATTGACTCCAAGACCGGTGAGATTTCTGTCGTCTCGAAGAAGACCATCGTCGATACGGTCACTAATCCCAAAACCGAGGTGTCCCTTCAGGAAGCGCGCCAGTTCGACAGCGAGGCGGAGGTCGGGGATGAAATCGGGTCGCTGATCGAGATGAACGACTTGGGTCGGATTGCCGCCCAAACTGCCAAGCAGGTGATTTTCCAGAAGGTCCGTGAGGCCGAGTGGGAAGCGGTTCAAAAAGAATATTCGACGAGGCAGGGCGATCTGGTCAACGGCATCATTCTCGGAATGGAGCGCCGGAACTACCTGGTGGATCTGGGTAAGACTGAGGCGGTCCTGCCGGTTCAGGAGCAGATCCCGCGGGAAACCTATCGTCGCGGCGACCGGGTCAAGGCCATGCTCCTGGAAGTACGCCGGACCCCGAAGGATGTGCAGGTTATTTTGACGCGGAGCCATCCGCAATTTGTCGCGAAGCTGTTTGAGCTGGAAGTGCCGGAAGTGCTCGAAAAGATCGTCGAGATCAAGTCCATTGTGCGGGAGCCTGGCGATCGGACGAAGATTGCCGTGACGTCGCGCGAGAAAGCGGTCGATCCGGTCGGGGCCTGCGTGGGAATCAAGGGGTCACGGGTTCAGGCGGTCGTTCGTGAGCTGCGCGGAGAGAAAATCGACATCATTACCTGGACCTCCGACCCGCGCGTCTTCATCGCGGAAGCTTTGAACCCTGCGAGTATTGAGAAGGTCGGCGTCGATGAAGAGAAGAAATCGGCGTTGGTCGTGGTGGCGGATTCCCAGCTGTCGCTCGCGATCGGGAAGAACGGCCAGAACGTGCGGTTGGCAGCCCGTCTGACCGGTTGGAAGATCGACATCATCAGCGCGACGGAATACGAAAAAGAAAAAGCCGAGCGGGATAAAGATATCAAGGCGGCGTTTGCAGAGGAAGCCGAGGCGCTGCACCAGCAACAAGAAGCCCGGGAACAGGAATTACAGGCCCGGGCAGAGTCGGAGTCGGATGCCGGGTAA
- the infB gene encoding translation initiation factor IF-2: protein MRVYELAKQLGMENRELIPELKRMGVAVTSHSSALDDDVVQKALAKLSSKAKAPAKATGKATAGGKAGATHAAPVVEDAKADKRRILIKRKRDDEAPAEEPASLPAAETAETSGAVVDALHVSPPSAHPEVEAQRAPHPELTVMSEPVPFVGTATVPPPLTAAKPAIAPSIDLTAGKKKALSLEEIQAEGLKEKAKKARKPGRTREEEELRLREDAARWQDLRAIPLQQRRDDRSKHVHHAMPGEVTKPRRKGFKFAPGMTVKEFAELIGQRPADIMRKLMDMGQMLTFNQTMNVDAAVMIAEENGIKLDLSTEKVGEELLESVVQTEEDAQLESRPPVVTIMGHVDHGKTSLLDAIRQTKVAEGEAGGITQHIGAYTVTVRGKQVTFLDTPGHEAFTAMRGRGAKITDIVILVVAADDGVMPQTIEAINHAKAASVPIIVAINKIDKPGANVDRVKNALSEHGLISESWGGDTIMVEVSAKEKTGLDTLLEMILLQSEVLELKADPHRMAKGVVVEAKLERGRGPVATVLVQSGTLRVGDVFVVGVFSGKVRALITHTGAKVMAAGPSIPVEVAGLPGVPSAGDVFQVVKDERVAREIAEDRAHKQRTTDLSGSAKVTLDDLFAKIKEGSVKELALVIKSDVQGSAEALTASVEKLATPAVKLRVIHSGVGGITESDVLLASASNAIVIGFNVRPEPKASALAEQQGVDIRQYTIIYDAMTEIKAAMEGLLEPTLKERILGRAEVRQVFTVSKAGVIAGAYVVDGTISRAAVGVRVLRDNVVVYEGKLGSLRRFKDDVREVQQGYECGISVENFNDIKTGDIIEAYAVDKIAAKL from the coding sequence ATGCGCGTTTACGAATTGGCTAAGCAGCTCGGGATGGAAAATCGCGAACTCATTCCGGAATTGAAGCGGATGGGTGTCGCCGTCACATCGCACAGCAGTGCGTTGGATGACGACGTGGTGCAAAAGGCGCTGGCGAAGCTCAGCTCGAAAGCGAAGGCTCCCGCGAAAGCGACGGGTAAGGCCACGGCGGGAGGCAAGGCTGGGGCGACCCATGCCGCTCCGGTGGTTGAGGATGCCAAGGCCGATAAGCGCCGCATTCTGATCAAGCGCAAGCGTGACGATGAGGCTCCAGCCGAAGAGCCTGCATCCCTGCCCGCAGCGGAAACGGCCGAGACGAGTGGAGCGGTTGTCGATGCCCTTCACGTCAGCCCGCCTTCCGCGCATCCGGAAGTTGAGGCCCAGCGCGCGCCGCATCCTGAACTGACGGTTATGTCGGAGCCGGTGCCTTTCGTCGGGACTGCGACCGTTCCGCCCCCACTGACTGCCGCCAAGCCCGCCATCGCGCCCAGCATCGATCTGACCGCCGGAAAAAAGAAAGCGCTCTCCCTTGAAGAGATTCAAGCCGAGGGTTTGAAGGAGAAGGCGAAGAAGGCTCGCAAGCCAGGCCGTACGCGGGAAGAGGAAGAGCTTCGTCTTCGCGAGGATGCCGCTCGCTGGCAGGACCTTCGCGCGATTCCATTACAGCAACGACGTGACGATCGCAGCAAGCACGTGCATCACGCCATGCCAGGGGAAGTCACGAAGCCGCGCCGGAAGGGCTTCAAGTTTGCACCCGGCATGACGGTGAAGGAGTTTGCCGAGCTGATCGGCCAACGTCCGGCCGACATTATGCGCAAGTTGATGGATATGGGCCAGATGCTCACGTTCAATCAGACGATGAATGTGGACGCGGCCGTGATGATTGCAGAAGAGAACGGGATCAAGCTCGATCTCTCGACGGAGAAGGTCGGGGAAGAGTTGTTGGAGTCCGTCGTGCAGACGGAGGAAGATGCCCAGCTTGAGTCGCGGCCGCCGGTCGTGACGATCATGGGCCACGTCGACCACGGCAAGACCTCGCTGCTCGATGCCATCAGGCAAACGAAGGTGGCGGAAGGCGAGGCCGGCGGAATTACGCAGCATATCGGCGCGTACACGGTGACGGTCCGCGGAAAGCAGGTCACGTTCCTGGACACGCCGGGTCACGAAGCCTTTACCGCCATGCGCGGTCGCGGCGCCAAGATTACCGATATCGTCATCCTGGTCGTGGCAGCGGACGATGGCGTGATGCCGCAAACGATTGAGGCGATCAATCATGCCAAGGCCGCATCCGTTCCGATTATTGTGGCCATCAATAAGATCGATAAGCCCGGCGCGAACGTCGATCGTGTCAAGAACGCCCTGTCCGAACATGGACTCATTTCCGAGTCCTGGGGCGGCGACACGATCATGGTTGAAGTGTCGGCCAAGGAAAAGACCGGCCTGGATACGTTGCTGGAAATGATTCTTTTGCAGTCCGAAGTGTTGGAACTCAAGGCGGACCCGCACCGGATGGCCAAGGGCGTTGTGGTGGAAGCCAAGCTGGAGCGAGGCCGTGGTCCGGTAGCGACGGTGCTGGTTCAGAGCGGGACCTTGCGCGTCGGCGATGTGTTCGTCGTTGGAGTATTTAGCGGGAAAGTGCGCGCGCTCATTACGCATACGGGAGCCAAGGTGATGGCGGCTGGTCCTTCCATCCCCGTCGAAGTGGCCGGGCTTCCCGGTGTGCCTTCTGCGGGCGATGTCTTCCAAGTTGTGAAGGATGAGCGGGTTGCGCGAGAGATCGCGGAAGATCGCGCCCATAAACAGCGAACGACTGATTTGTCCGGGTCGGCGAAAGTCACCCTCGACGATTTGTTTGCCAAGATCAAAGAAGGCTCCGTGAAGGAGCTGGCATTGGTGATCAAGTCCGACGTTCAGGGGTCGGCTGAAGCCTTGACCGCCAGCGTCGAAAAGCTGGCGACCCCCGCAGTCAAGCTGCGCGTCATTCACAGCGGTGTGGGCGGGATCACGGAATCCGACGTGTTGCTGGCTTCCGCGTCGAACGCCATCGTGATCGGGTTCAATGTCAGGCCGGAGCCGAAGGCGTCCGCCCTGGCCGAACAGCAAGGCGTCGACATCCGCCAGTACACCATTATTTACGACGCGATGACCGAGATTAAGGCCGCGATGGAAGGGCTGCTTGAGCCGACGCTCAAGGAGCGGATTCTGGGACGGGCCGAGGTGCGGCAGGTCTTCACGGTGTCCAAGGCCGGCGTCATTGCCGGAGCCTATGTGGTGGACGGCACGATCAGCCGCGCGGCGGTCGGGGTCCGGGTGCTTCGCGACAATGTGGTGGTCTACGAAGGCAAGCTCGGGTCGTTGCGCCGCTTCAAGGACGATGTCCGCGAAGTGCAGCAGGGCTACGAATGCGGAATCAGCGTCGAGAATTTCAACGATATCAAGACCGGGGACATCATCGAAGCTTACGCGGTCGATAAGATCGCCGCAAAGCTGTAA
- a CDS encoding DUF503 domain-containing protein translates to MIVGLCTVELFFPESQSLKDKRQVLLSLKDRLREKFNLSVAEVDGQDLWQKAVLGLACVANDGRYVNQVCDQALNLIRSVPTVKIVQSRVELL, encoded by the coding sequence ATGATCGTCGGGCTCTGTACGGTCGAATTGTTCTTTCCAGAAAGTCAGTCGCTGAAGGACAAGCGGCAGGTGCTGTTGAGTTTGAAAGATCGCTTGCGGGAGAAGTTCAACCTGTCCGTTGCCGAGGTGGATGGGCAGGACCTGTGGCAGAAGGCTGTGTTAGGGCTGGCCTGCGTGGCCAACGACGGCCGATACGTCAACCAGGTTTGTGATCAGGCGCTGAATCTGATTCGGAGCGTCCCGACGGTGAAAATCGTCCAGTCGAGAGTGGAACTGTTGTGA
- the rbfA gene encoding 30S ribosome-binding factor RbfA, translated as MAKTGYNRADRVADQVRMEVADILMRKIKDPRVQAVTVTDVTLTSDLRIARVYVTTMGTKEEEKQVLVGLEQASGFIRGELGRRLSLRYLPEIVFAMDVSGPRGDRVLKLLDELHVNTEAEGGSSDEQPSS; from the coding sequence GTGGCCAAGACGGGATATAATCGGGCCGATCGTGTCGCGGATCAAGTTCGCATGGAAGTGGCCGACATCCTCATGCGGAAGATCAAGGATCCGCGCGTGCAGGCTGTGACCGTGACCGACGTCACGTTGACCAGCGATCTGCGGATCGCCCGCGTGTATGTGACGACCATGGGCACGAAAGAGGAAGAGAAGCAGGTCCTCGTCGGGCTGGAGCAGGCCAGCGGGTTTATTCGCGGCGAGCTCGGTCGGCGGCTTTCGCTCCGGTATCTTCCGGAAATCGTGTTTGCAATGGATGTCAGCGGGCCAAGGGGCGATCGCGTGTTGAAACTGTTGGACGAACTCCACGTGAATACGGAGGCCGAGGGCGGCTCGTCCGACGAGCAGCCGAGTTCGTAG